The genomic DNA AAAGGTATATTCCTAGTGTGTGTGTTGTTGGTCAGTCTCTTAGCATCTccaagcaaaaaaaattggatgGACAATTTTTTATGTGCTCAATTTTCTCATTTCAGAGCTTCACTTGGAGGACATGTACCAGTCATTAGCTACCTTCTTGACCAGGTAAAAATATCCCGATAAATACTATATCGAAGTCTTTGATTTCTCCATTGATAACAGCCACCAATGATTCTTCTGTTAGGGAGCACAACTGTACCCTACGACAAACACCTGCACCTCATCCCCTCTGATGTGTGCAGTCAAGCGGAGCCAGCATGACGCGGTCAAATTTTTCCTGGCCCGCGGTTTTCCAATGAATCTTACAGATATGAACTGGCGGACAGTTCTTCATGTAGCTGTGGCATGTGCTGATATTGAAACTGTGGACTTGATTCTAGCGGTATGAAAACTATAATGTTTATGAATATATATTAAAGGGTGCCTAGCataaaaacattttctattATTGAGAAAGGTGAGACTGTAAAACATCAAAGTTAAAAGTCATAAACaggaaaatggaaaaagatGGATTTATAGAAGGATTTTTCAATAGCGAGCTTCTAATTAAAGCCTCTCTTTCGGCTTCCACTGAATATAGATCATACAGGCGTCTTTTTTATCCTCGGAGAACTTGGGACAGTCAGTATTGATGGCAAGATTTTCATTATATTTCTTTGACATCTTCTGCATAAAAACGACGGGAAATTTCCTTATGCCTTGTTTTTAGAGAGGATATGAGTACTTAACTAAATTTGACGACAAACATTCACCCTTTAAGATCCCTTCCCTTCGACTGTTCATGGAGCTTGGCGGATAGCCTTTTGTTGAACTGAATTAAATGGCAGCTGTCAACTatcaatgagggacaaaagtgttgagacacttccATAAAATAGCCCTTTTTTCGCGCATAGTGGATGTATCTATTCCCTCGAGGCTCCCCCTGTGTACTCCCACCCCTTTCTCCCAAAAATCTACGTTGTACTTTAAACCGTTAAGTCTGTCTTCAACTACAAACAACGTTGATTCGTGGgtgggggatttacggcgttaaAACAGAATTAATTGACaaatgaatgaaattgttgATAAAGCGGGTTTTAGATACGTGTGTCAACTACGTTTGTCCATTGTTCGTTTGGTTTCAGAGCGGAGGAGATAATCTTTTGGAGAACAAAGACCAGTATGGTAAAACAGTGGTACATTACGCTGCCGCCAGATGTAACGTGGATGTACGTATATTAGTGAAATTAGGCAAAGACGTTGTTAATCGACGCACGTCAAATGCTTTCGTCAAATTTTGAGCAAATCGTCTCTATGAGAGTAACGAGATCTAGCAATACAAATCTGGTAGAGTTAAGCGATTTCCAATGACTTAAAACTTAACTGGCACCTAGACAACCAACCAAACTGCTTTGTAATCAGTTATTATTTAGTTACCCAACAAATGCTGCGCCTTGATAAACTTCATTCAGCCATTCAAAACTGCTATGACATAATCCATCCACAAATAATGGGCGCCTGTCAAAACTGACATGCCAACGTTGACTGCCAAAAAATAgaaacagaaaggaaaaaatctGCTAAATTCAGTACCTTGTAATCTTAACATACAACGTAAAACATGCTATCTTAATGAATTTTTCTTGTCCAAATGAGATCTCGAAGGTTTGTTTTCATGACTGTGTCATCTTATCGACTTTGCAAATTAATGAGATTTCTTAATACGCAGAAAAGGTTAAGATGTTCCccgtatacagctatttcgagaaaggttgtcggaaaaatgtgctcgcaacaatcccgaaaggtaatatgggatatgaccAAAACACTGTTCCTAACACTTTAGCTGTCGAACTTACTTTTGTTGATTTCCTTTAGCGCTcacaaacatacgtccatggcctctcgtgccattttttcaaatttcttggaagaacagtgaacttcaaaaccacccacaatacctttcaggattgtcgcgacggcgtgcactttttccgacaacctttttcgaaatagctgtatactacTAATATTAACACAGTGGGAAGAGCGGACTGCATCCTACAAGAGTCTTGTTTCCCCTTTATGTACTGAGATCTAAAACGAGTTCTTACGTAGATCAAGTTGGTTTCTTACTGCTTCAATCATagtgtggtccttgaaaagatTTTTCCTTAAGTCATCATAAAGTGGTTTTTTGTCTCCAATGAAGCCAACACTTCAATGATTTTTTCAGCTGAGTCTGGGCTGATCTACGATTTCCATTTAAAATACCAACAGGTGATATGACCTTGTTATAGATTTGTTTACCACCCATTTTGCCCCAAAACACCACACCTCTCGAAATACCACACAGGGAAAATGAATCATAATAAGATGAAAAAATCGTAGATCTGCTTAATATCATGTCGTTTTACTAATTTTACAGATCATAAACCGTCTCATAGTCGTTGGAGCAGATGTCAGGGCAAAGGACAACGATGAAAGAATTCCACTTCATTTGGCTGCAGAGTTTGTAAcaattcactttttttaataaactattgTTATTAAAAAATGAGGTAACTCTTTACTcatgtaacttttattttatcagGAGCGGAGTCGTTTGTGTGGTGAGAGCTCTCGTCAGCGTATGCCCAGAATCTGTTAATGACATCGACTATGGTTCCCGTACGCCGTTACATTATGCCGCTAGAAAGGGTCGTGTAGCGGTGGCCACACACTTACTAGAGAGTGGTGCAGCAGCCGATTACAGGTATAAATTTACAACGGAAACTTGTGGGTACTTATTATTTAAACAAGGAAGCCGGGAAGATCTATTGCAAATAGGAATGGTTGTTCCCATTCTGCAGGAAAAACTTCAAAAAGGATGGGCTGTCGGGtagcaattttgatttttaccTTCAGTTGTCAAACAAGATTTTATGTCTCGGAACCACTTCCGTTAAAGTAACTAAAGTACTTGGTTACCAATGCAAACTTTCCATGTTGCATCTTTGCAAGTAAAATGGAACTTCGCATGTTATCTAGAACTCCAGTTACCTTAGGAGTCCCGCTATAGGTCATTTTGAGTTTAAGACTGGGCCCAACTGCACCATGGGATTATCTTAGGGGTCGGACTTTCCCCCAGTTTCCAGCGCAACTTAGTAATAACCAATTAAAAAAACGAAATAGCGCTACCAAAACATTCCCATAGCACAGTCAATCATTGAGCCAGTCTCGTGCTCAGCTTTAAAATGGCCATAATTTATCCCATTTCCCttggtttccttttcttttagtCGCCTGACTAATTTGCACCCGTTTATCCCGAATGTTTGTTTCGGTTGTTGAAAACAAGAGGCGGAGACCGGGATAAATATAGGAGTTTGTTAAAGTAGAGGGCGTGAGAGAAGGTGCAATGTATCATCTATTTTTATGATAGCTACTAGGGGTATCCTGTTATGGATGACcgacatttgttttcttttgtagagATGACGATCGTTATACACCGCTTTTTCATGCCGCGTTGGTTGGGTGCCCTGCTACAGTTGAAACCCTTCTTCACTATGGAGCGGATATCAACTGCCTGGAAAAAAATCGAGTGCGTAGGAACCTGTGTACTTAATATGCGCATACAATATGCCGGATATGCTAGATATCAAACATTTTGCAATTCACGGTCTACGCTTTCTGCAAAAACTTTCACGATACCGAATTAAATCCAGCTGCCATTATATAGGGCCATAATTTCAGATCGATTGACaggcagcaaaaaataaagagatcccaCAAAAGGGAATGTATTTTGGACGGAAAGATGGCCATGCCCGTGTTGATGAGTCCAAATTAGGGAGATGGCCTCCCGGCCTGCTTTAACTAACCATCGACCGGTTAGCTCAGATGGTTGGGTACCTTATCACAGCGGAAGGTCACTCCTCGAATAGCGACCGAACCGAATTTCGAATGAATCATTGTGTCATATGCGTCTACTGATATAGGGCAGATCTGTGCCCTGTAAGACCGGGTATATAGAAAAATGTTTGCCCGTTTCAGGTACAGTATTCACAAAGCTCTCAAATACTTCTAACTTCTATTGTGATTGGCCTTCCAAAACAAACCTCaactattgttttcagggatagggacATTGTCTTGCTCATTCGTCCAATGTTTCGTCAGGGAGCCCTCTCAGGTACCGGCCTTATTGCGGTGTTGGGTAGCAGCTTCTCGCAGCTCACAGACTGATCCTTAGAGCGACAAAGAGAGAACCGCCAATACAGGCTAGAATTATACcttaaattgtttgtttttgtcttatcGCTTCTATTAACGTGATCATTGCAGAAGCCTCCAGCAATATTGGCGTCCTATTTTGGAAATTTGAGCGCTCTCAGAAAGCTTATTCAGTGCGGAGCAGATGTAGCACTCGTATCATCAACTGGGTTCAATTGTTTGGACGCAGCAATCAAATCGGGAAATACAGACGTATGCATGGAattagtgaaaaacaaaaagtatgaaTCTTAAACATGTGTCTATAGTCCCGTAAAACGGAACCACAAGTACAAAATTTTCGTTTTAAAGAGCACAAACAATATGAAATTTAGTTTTAGAACCTATTTGATGAATGATCTGTTCTTTTTAGTTTCACCGACTGGATCAAAAGATAGAGAACTATTTTATACAGGCACAGGCAGTACTTTAGTTACacaaaaaatgtaataataGCTCAAAACTAACATTTTTCCAAGAACTCCAAAACATAAGGTTTCAGGAAAGTTAATAAAACTGTAAAAGGCAGGTCTTTAGTACTGATCAATGAACTGAGTTAGTTTCAATGGGGGCtcataatttgttttttcccaGAGGGGATAAAAGCCTTCTTGAAGGAATAATCAAGACTttagtcaatgtcaaaaatctATGTCAAAAAGCAAAGCGTTGAGCCTGTCGTTTACTTCCTTAAATTTATCCCAGACAGTATCTTTGATGATTTTAAAGAGTCTTTTTGATTGTTCGTAGATGGCGGGAAATGTTAAGCAACATAAAGTTCGAGGGAGTGACTCCTATGCGAAGACTCATTGAAAAATTCCCAGAAGTGgctaaggtaaaaaaaaatattattctgaAGTTATTCTTTCTTTGGAGCTTATCTCGTTCATTGTGTTtgtgaaaaagagaaaatccAAGAAATATTATTAGAAGAACTTATCTGTAGCGGGGCGAAATGCATGAGTGGAATTATAATTATCACTCAAATCATTTGCTATATGGCCTAAAGATCTTAGTACAAAAAGAGAATTGAAACGCATTCGATGGAAGATCTTAGAACAGAGAAGAGAATTGAAACGCATTCGATATTACGCATGCTATGACTCTAAAGAAATCGTTGTCAAAACATCTGTGATGAAATGAAAGTCGCCCTTGGCTTGATCAAATGAAAGCAAAATTACCAATAATTAACGCCTCCTCGAATAAATGCGgcatccaataaaaaaaaatgatcagatTAATTCGGCACTACTTGGGAATCTACACCATTCAGAGATTTACGATTCTATCCAACCACAATAAGGGAgacatttgaaatttttgttttttacaaatgATTCACTGTAACTAATGTCAGTGATTTAAGAAATATGATTTAAAAATAAACGCCGCATCAGAAACTCTTAAAAATTTCAGtgataaacgccgcggcgtttaatctAGTAAATACAGTAatcaatttagaaaaaaaaaggctgttTTTACGCAACTTtgcaaagtttttctttttcttggtaATAATTATCGCATTTATGAACTCCTGGTATTGTTTTTAACTGAGATGAAACCTTTGTATATTTGGATAAATAGTCaggatttcattttttttttcaggttgtCCTGGATAAATGCATTGAACGCTCACCACATCTGGACACTGATCCAAATTACACGGTACGTTTTTACACTTTACAAGAAAGCTTACTTAAATGTTCCAGCGACTGTACAGAGCAATAAAAACAGTGACCTTTCGTTTTTAACgctacattttacatttttttgactTCAGATCACCTACGATTTCTCCTTAATTTTTCCTAAAGAAGGAGAGAATATCGATATAAACCAAGAAAGATACTGTGGCGCAAAGGTAGGAGGTtaataaaggctggttttcactagtgacgGCGTCGGATTCGTGAGGCTGGGTCGTAAAGAACGCTTATGACTcggtaaacataaaaaatcggACTAGCAAGCGGGGTAATAAGAGCAACAGAATCAGAATCGGAAGAaccagaacgtttccattttcttcaatTCGGACTCCGCTTATGACACCGTCGTTTaagatctagtgaaaaccacaTTGctggagtcggaagcagaagtgGAAGAATAAACCATTCACAATGCTCATTCCCAAGCTTTGCGATTGGTTTACGGTTCTTCCGCTTTTGCTTGTGACTTCGAGAACTCAGTTTTCACTTGATTGAAAGCGAcggagttgttgttttcaatgatcgtaaagttctacgcttctgattacgacttcGACTCCGACTGACAATCTGCCTTATCTCAATTATTTGAGGTTTATGTAGTGACTCACCTACACTATGGAAAACGaatattttttctattgtttgtaAAGTGTTCCTATCCAGTGCGAGATCACCTTTCATCCTTTCACAAGATAACAAATCCAGAGATTTAAAAAAGCAATTCCACTTTTGCGATATATTTGCAAAATTGCTTTTTCGAGGCCTATTTCATCAGATTTGTGTTGGGTAACCTTTTTTTCTAGCGAGACGAAAAAAGTACCTCATCTTAGGTTACGTGTGCACGGAAGGCGAATCCGGATCGGAGAAAAAACAATATCCCCTTTCTATAAAAAATGGACACAAAGGAGCCTCAGTCGCCCATACACATCACAGGGGAGACTGAAGCATGGCGTGTCGTCACGAAATTCCAAGCGTTCTACGCCAAAATGAGAATCATACTAAGGAGACTTGATTAAAAAATCCTTGCCAGGGATTTTAGTGGCTTCACAGCTTATGACAAATTAATGTGCGAAACCAATACAAAGACCGTATACATTAAATCTGCTCAAATTGTGATTAAAAAAAGACCTTAAAGTGTCAAAACTGatttaacaaaaatgaaatgactCATTGATGAGGATTgctattggccagtcgaaatatacATTGCGGCTCAATGCAgtcgtttttgttgtttgatcGGCTCGTGCAGTTGTCTATttgacatttctatttttagctttttagctACATGCTACCAAATTGTCGGTGAAGAGTATTTTATTTATCCATTCATTTATCCATTCGTTCATGTTTGTAGACCATGTTAGACTGGTGCCGTGAGGATCTGCTTTTTCATCCGCTGACCAGAGAGATGGTTCGAATGAAGtggtatgtacatgtatgtaggAATCCCACTTTAAAAAGACTTTTCCTCAGTGTGGCTCAATTTTTACTTTGCCTTTGAGAGGAATAAAATTACTGGTCGAAAAAAGACTGTGTTCATAAATGTGAAAATCTCTCTTGCCACCGAGAACATAATGTACCTTTTTCCGCCCTCCctccctaccccccccccccaaaaaaaaaacattgtacaTAACCATTATTTCCAATTTCtactgggtattacagtcgtcgcaagagaaatcgaagataatagtcatgcaaaatgtttaggggtaaacaaggtgcattatggtgtCGGTGAGAAGAGTGAAGTATGAATTTTGCGCAGTTGTTGAAATGAAATAACAGTATCAACAATAACCATTATGTACCTCGAGCCTTTCTCAAGAATTGCACCTTCGACGTTTTTAAATCTGAAAAACCCAGTTCGGGGAGATTAGACAAATAAGGCTATATCCACTCTATACCGGGATGGCTTTTCGTACCGACACCAAAAGCTTTTAAAGTAACTTATTGCGCTTGGATAATGTCATAAAtaagaaatatataaataaaataatactaataaataaTATCTAAATACTTCATACAGTTTAAATTATTAGGAAGTAATAAAATGGTACATTTTTCTTAGGCGTCATATTGGTCTGACAGTGTTTTTCTTTGGTGCTCtgttgtatggagttttcttgGGATTGTTTTCCCACTATCTATACTGCGTTCACAGTAAAACAAACAGCTCCTTTGCTAACCAGCACACACAGAGCTATGATCCACAAGGGGTAGGTAATGCACACATATTTcgttggacaccttatgaagtttacacaacgTAGTATTCTTTATTGCTTCCATACTatctgttccaggctctcataTAGTAGGGGGGACGCGAAAatgaaaggcacgcgaaaatatGAGTGCGTGATCTGGGAAAAGGGGGCTGGGGTAGGATAAAGGAAGGGAGCTACAATAGACCTTATTCTCGATATCCGCTATCTTTGCACGCTCTTAAGGATTggtgggataaaagcaatgtggTATTTCAGGGGTAAACAATAGAGAAAATTTGCCACTGCGAGAAGTCGCACTCgactttgtttattctctcaaaacgaaACGACGATTTAAAAGTCATACAAAATGTAAGTTTGAGTTTCGAAAAAAGTAACATCGTTATTGCTTGCTGTGTGGACATCTACGGTCGCTGCTGcatccaaaaaagaaaaaatgatcacttCCACACCATAATTTGCTATTATCGTCTTTAATAGAAAAAGTTGTTTATTTcctgttgtcaagaataaacaaactcgaccgcgatttcttgtatTGGAAAAATTTACCACTTGTTTGCCTCCTGAGAAACCACATGACATCGCTTTTATCCGATGAGTTcttaagcgcgtgcaaagatggtgGCTATCGTGAattgaataaggtctattgtaGCTCCCTTCATTTTTCCTGCCACAGCCTACAGGTCGTCTATTCGCTACATTTTTGTCGGAAATTTGTAAGAGCCTCTCATTCTTCaaggtattgtctccaagtttcattttcaagtgaatagcagtaactaacaatgcatttgaaatatgcagaAATGTTAAGCTATTGCAGCcttttttacggaaattattcgacattagattctcatacaaacactgtaatttctcacgcccTTGCCTTCTTGTCAAGATTAGTATGTTAAAAAGCGCcctataaatgaataaattattattattattattattattattattattattattattattataagatggcttccaaaaccgtgacaaggtctatggAAGCGTTTCGAAGCAAAACACGAGGGCGAAAAGCTGTTTGCGTACGTACAGACGATGCATTGCGTTTTtcagaagattttttttctccgaaAGTTGTGTTATCAGGGCTGCACTAGGAATAAATTATTAGTTGTTAAGGCCCAAGTGCCTAAAACTGAATTGCGTTGCTCTTTTAGAGTTGCAGAGAAGAATTGTTGTACCCTGAAGAAATTGTTATTGCACTCTTTTGTTTGGCAAATCTTGTGTTTGAATTCTGGCAGTTGTACTATGAGGTTAGTATGAAACGTATTTACCAATTTACACTGAACCTGATTTTGCTCGAAAAATGGTGAGTAAAATTCATGGACAGCTGGACATACATATCTTTCATGTCGTTATATTTTCTTGAACGGAATCGTAAGTAGACGTCGGTTGTTCGCAACTTAAGTTTAAAACATTACCCATTAAGTACCTTGCCGCCCGAGTTGCTTGCAGTTACTGGGCCAAATGGCaaaaattagcctgcgtagcaggcgcttggaagtagtgggcgaaagagagaacgagcgcgcgcgagggagacacgcgaggggtgtATCCTTCTCACGCGCGCGTTTTTTCTTgagcccactacttccaagtgactgctacgcaggctaggcaaAAATATGCCATTTTTGAGACGAGAACCCCATTCCCATGTGAAGAAGGTCTTACCCTTTCTATGACAAAGCTAGGAAGTATGCTTGTCGTTATACATTTGCCATGAGTACTGGTTCAGTCCTTAGGGATCATACCCGCGAACTTCAGCTCTGCCAAACATCGTCCTATACGATATCGGTTAACATAAGACATTGTAACTGGAGGAAACTTGTCCTTTTTAAAAGACATGGCCTTTTTTCTGCTAGAGACACCAAAATCGTTTTAAGATGACTTTAGCGTCTTGTATGAAAACGGTAAATAATACAGACGCATTCATAACGTCTGACGACTTTCACGTCTTCTGTTTAACGTGCGTCGTTCAGACTCACTTAACAGACGACTTAAACGCCTCAGACGGTAAATGCTAAAGTATATAAAAATGGGAGGCCGTAAATTGGGACTGATTTGTGCTGTGCAGAAACAACAGGAAGGAGTcagtgttttgtcttttttgttcagaaaactctgtttttatCACTATCCCGGGTTTTTTCACCACACGACTTAAACGGCTCTCGCATTAAAAAGGccaatttgaaatttttcatttttgttgttattgttgttgttgttgctattttCAGCGCTGGATGTACCTAGACATGATCAATTTCTTTGAAGTGTCTACCTATACAATGACTCTCATCACCATTCTCCCTCCGACCGGAGGAATTGAAAACACAACCCAGTGGGCTACAGGTGTTATTGCGTTGCTTCTGGCCTATGTAGCATTTCTTGCCCAACTACAGCTGTAAGTCTCATATCTTGACGCACTTTAGGTTTTCCTTTCTTCAATAGTTTTTTTGCGTAATGATtaagcaaaacaagaactttgtacgtgcatcacgcttttttgtacatttctccatttctttgccgtcactgcacgactacgacttgaaaatgcctaattttacgttttatgacGGACGTAAACACGGAaggacgaatttttctttctctttctaaacttaagTGATTCCCCAAGAAATCAGCTCCATggtttgacattttcagcgaattggaataaacgcaaaaaagtttgaaaaaacgcgaattcattgTAAAAGTGACGCTTTCGCTGCTGCTCCTTTCTAAATGTACATAAACACATAATTGTCGCCAAACGCGGAAAATATAAATCTGAGGGTCTGAAGATATGCTGAAATAGTTGGTAGCAGCAGTTAAAATTAgtcctgtttgtttgtttcctcaGACTCTTTTGTTCAGGGATCTACGTTACAATGCTTATTGAAGTCTTAACATCTGTGTTTAAGGTATGTAAAGCAAAATCGTACTCATTTATATAATGAAAAATAGCATAATGAATTTACAGGCTCATTAACAAATTACCCGATCGAAAAGTAAAAGGAAACACAATCCTAAATCTGTTTTGATTATTCGTTATCCGGAGACACCTCAAATTGGTTTAAATCTATTCGGTACTCCTTGATGTCTGAATATTGGGTAAAACACATGACTCACATTGGGAAATTTCGTTCTCCAGGTGATAATGGTGTTCTCAGTACTTTTTCTTGCCTACGGACTGATTTTCTTCATTCTCTTGGGAGACGAGGTGAGTGCAATGTGAGGGTGTATCTACATATTACTCCTTTAAACCCCAGTATCCACGTACAAAGTCTCCAGACTAAACGTCATGCAATTAGTAAAAAAAGCGGTCTAAGAAATGACTGACAAAGCGACACaaccccccctcctccccccttgGAAGGCCTCATTCCTAAGCGATAAAATCATTCCCAAGAAGAAAGATTGCCTTTCGATCCTGAACACCCCAACTGAGAATAATATTTGTTATAATTTTATACCCATATGTGAAACGACGAACATGCGCTCCATGCGAGCGTCACTTTCATACAGAACCCCCGGGTCTAGACTCTCTTACTCTGAACCGTATCCATTTGTACCCAAGCTAATCACTATTCTCTTGTTTGTAGCTGTCGTACCAGAACCCGTACATGTCTGTCCTAAAGGTGTTTGACATGATGGCTGGAGGAATTGAGTTTAATCATTACTTTGTCGAGAAAGAGATTCCCATGCCAGACCTCGCTCGCTTTATCTGCTTTACTTTCATCATTGTAATGTCAATCTCGCTCATGAATCTTCTGGTGAGCTCATATTAAATCAGGTTCAGGGTAAAATACCATCCTTTTTTACGTTAAACTGGATGTTTTACTCGCAGGAGTTTAGTCCACGTTAGCCTAAAAACACACTCAGTCTTCGTTATACATCAACGCTCAACGAGATCTTTTGGTCAGAGTTCAAACATCTTGGAAATCTCAGGGACGGGCGACTGAGGGGTTTTGTATAGCCAGGAGAGAGATCTTAATAAGGCAAACAGGTTGCAGGCCATGGTGAAATGATATTTCCTGAAACACATACCAGTGTAAGAACTGTGCCACACAGTTAAAACATTGGAAAAGGTATTACGCCGGTGAGCAGGGTCATAAGATCGTCACGTGATACTAACAAGCGTTTAACTAACTCTAGCTAAGTCAAATGTGCAGATAATCTCCTAAAGATAATGGTTCCCAGTCTCCTAAGTTCATTGCAGACCATTTTTTCTACTGTAAATCTTCCTTCCAAGCCGTCTGTCGAATTATAATGTTCCGTtccttaataaataataagaatATTTTTCAGTTAATAGTCTGCGCTGGTTTTGCAAGAGGTTTAACTATATGAAGATTTTTTGCATACTAAAGTAAGCAGTGTTGGGAAAAGTTTACCCACTGTCATACCTGAAACTTATCGCGAAACTTTTCTGTAGATTGGTTTAGCCGTTGGAGACATTGAAGCAGTTCAGAAGACCGCAGAACTTAAGCGCCTCAAAACTCAGGTGAAAATCAGGCTTCAGTTTAGTTAATTCACTTCAAATT from Porites lutea chromosome 6, jaPorLute2.1, whole genome shotgun sequence includes the following:
- the LOC140941068 gene encoding transient receptor potential cation channel subfamily A member 1-like; translated protein: MMSSKMLVDSEYIQLEGLSDSSEMSLRLSLLSGRNSRRVSDNSLAQNSLQRSIDETVERNPCKRVGLHQACRDGLTRVVEQLIKQNPSACNEQDKDGLTPLHHAARGNSLQIIQTLLDAGADVNAHASKESAFVTPLICASKFDSPEACRLLIKRGAHVQKKNCSGQSPLHYASRKGHARVLEVLLNDGGAPVNLEDNDKATPLHAAAQAGQTQVIQKLVLYGADMSLRDNDGYTPFHLAAREGHVEAFKEMLRKAKYGGLSIRTLLNSPDNYGNVCLHLAIKHKEIMQLCLEAGADISTTQEDLSTPLHLACSQGNLEITKLLVNHGAKIEREDGDGLTPLLRASLGGHVPVISYLLDQGAQLYPTTNTCTSSPLMCAVKRSQHDAVKFFLARGFPMNLTDMNWRTVLHVAVACADIETVDLILASGGDNLLENKDQYGKTVVHYAAARCNVDIINRLIVVGADVRAKDNDERIPLHLAAESGVVCVVRALVSVCPESVNDIDYGSRTPLHYAARKGRVAVATHLLESGAAADYRDDDRYTPLFHAALVGCPATVETLLHYGADINCLEKNRKPPAILASYFGNLSALRKLIQCGADVALVSSTGFNCLDAAIKSGNTDVCMELVKNKKWREMLSNIKFEGVTPMRRLIEKFPEVAKVVLDKCIERSPHLDTDPNYTITYDFSLIFPKEGENIDINQERYCGAKTMLDWCREDLLFHPLTREMVRMKWRHIGLTVFFFGALLYGVFLGLFSHYLYCVHSKTNISKKSCREELLYPEEIVIALFCLANLVFEFWQLYYERWMYLDMINFFEVSTYTMTLITILPPTGGIENTTQWATGVIALLLAYVAFLAQLQLLFCSGIYVTMLIEVLTSVFKVIMVFSVLFLAYGLIFFILLGDELSYQNPYMSVLKVFDMMAGGIEFNHYFVEKEIPMPDLARFICFTFIIVMSISLMNLLIGLAVGDIEAVQKTAELKRLKTQIESIYQFEEKLPKRFLRKLYVPRLVIRPNSGSNTFLKKLTWYLGMVDYAPRRLTESSQSDNEDKMAVLQEQLKDHKDCITSLRTELYSQRAILESISSQLGARTNDGRNLLDDF